In Malus sylvestris chromosome 15, drMalSylv7.2, whole genome shotgun sequence, a single genomic region encodes these proteins:
- the LOC126603649 gene encoding serine hydroxymethyltransferase, mitochondrial: protein MAMALALRRLSASGDKPIRPLFNAASHYYMSSLPNEAVYEKSGVTWPKQLNAPLEAVDPEIANIIEHEKTRQWKGLELIPSENFTSLSVMQAVGSVMTNKYSEGYPGARYYGGNEFIDMAESLCQKRALEAFRLDPAKWGVNVQPLSGSPANFQVYTALLKPHDRIMALDLPHGGHLSHGYQTDTKKISAVSIFFETMPYRLNESTGYIDYDQLEKSATLFRPKLIVAGASAYARLYDYDRIRKVCNKQKAILLADMAHISGLVAAGVIPSPFDYADVVTTTTHKSLRGPRGAMIFFRKGVKETNKQGQEVLYDYEDKINQAVFPGLQGGPHNHTITGLAVALKQATTPEYKAYQEQVLSNCSRFAQSLAEKGYELVSGGTENHLVLVNLKNKGIDGSRVEKVLEAVHIAANKNTVPGDVSAMVPGGIRMGTPALTSRGFVEEDFAKVADFFDAAVNLALKIKGEAKGTKLKDFVIALSAPHFQSETATLRHDVEEYAKQFPTIGFEKETLKYKN from the exons ATGGCGATGGCATTGGCGCTTCGCAGGCTTTCGGCTTCTGGGGACAAGCCCATTCGTCCCCTCTTCAATGCCGCCTCTCACTATTACATG tCATCTTTGCCCAATGAAGCTGTCTATGAGAAGTCTGGTGTCACT TGGCCTAAGCAGTTGAATGCTCCATTGGAGGCTGTGGATCCCGAAATTGCGAATATCATTGAGCACGAGAAAACCAGGCAATGGAAG GGGTTAGAACTGATACCCTCAGAGAACTTCACATCACTCTCTGTCATGCAAGCAGTTGGGTCAGTCATGACCAACAAATACAGTGAAGGGTATCCCGGCGCTAGATACTATGGTGGAAATGA GTTCATTGACATGGCAGAATCCTTATGTCAGAAGCGTGCCTTGGAAGCTTTTCGGTTGGATCCAGCAAAATGGGGAG TCAACGTGCAGCCTTTATCAGGGTCTCCTGCTAATTTCCAGGTTTATACTGCGTTGTTAAAACCTCATGACAGAATCATGGCACTTGATCTTCCTCACGGTGGTCATCTCTCCCACGGCTATCAG ACTGACACTAAAAAGATATCTGCTGTGTCAATCTTTTTCGAAACCATGCCATACAGACTGAATGAGAGCACCGGCTATATTGACTATGACCAG TTGGAGAAAAGTGCCACGCTATTCCGGCCAAAATTAATAGTTGCTGGTGCTAGTGCTTATGCACGTCTATATGATTATGACCGTATTCGTAAG GTCTGCAACAAACAGAAGGCAATATTGTTGGCAGATATGGCACACATCAGTGGGTTGGTTGCAGCTGGTGTCATTCCATCACCCTTCGACTATGCAgatgtagtgaccaccacaacACACAAGTCACTCCGTGGCCCTCGTGGAGCCATGATTTTTTTCAGAAAGGGGGTAAAAGAGACTAACAAACAAGGGCAAGAG GTGTTGTACGACTACGAAGACAAAATCAATCAAGCCGTCTTTCCTGGACTTCAAGGTGGCCCGCACAACCACACAATTACCGGTTTGGCAGTTGCATTGAAACAG GCTACTACTCCAGAGTACAAAGCCTATCAGGAGCAAGTTCTCAGCAATTGCTCAAGATTTGCACAG TCTTTGGCTGAGAAAGGCTACGAACTTGTTTCTGGTGGAACCGAGAACCATTTAGTTTTGGTGAATTTGAAGAACAAG GGAATTGACGGCTCCAGGGTTGAAAAGGTGTTGGAGGCTGTTCACATTGCAGCCAACAAAAACACTGTTCCTGGAGATGTCTCTGCTATGGTTCCTGGTGGCATCAGGATGG GAACCCCGGCTCTTACTTCTAGGGGATTTGTTGAGGAGGATTTCGCTAAGGTTGCAGACTTTTTTGATGCTGCTGTGAATTTGgcattgaagatcaaaggagaAGCTAAAG GAACAAAGTTGAAGGACTTTGTGATCGCATTGTCTGCTCCTCACTTTCAATCTGAGACTGCAACGCTCCGCCATGATGTTGAGGAGTACGCTAAGCAATTCCCTACAATTGGGTTTGAGAAAGAAACCTTGAAGTACAAGAACTGA
- the LOC126603650 gene encoding uncharacterized protein LOC126603650 — translation MSNLNKLDFTALEVSGRNYLKWVEDVKLHLTAKNLRPAIEEATDKPVGEAEKATAMIFIRRHIHDALQTEYLAEEDPRALWVALADRFDHQKDIFLPEARHDWQHLRFQDFKSVNEYNSEVCRIRSLLKFCNETLIEEDLLEKTYSTFSASNIVLQQQYRAQKFTKFSDLISVLLLAEKHNQLLMKNHQARPTGATAVPEAHYSTNQHPKRQKRRGKGGQKPSHQGQQSQGPSKGGNKAQKRPNLAPKAPNFKNKGKAPATMNDDMCYRCGSKDHWSRICRAPKKVVDAYHSRRTKFESNFLQVDEPETTKMEVSDFQEDTTPMED, via the coding sequence atgtcgaatttgaacaaactcgacttcaccgctttggaggtttctggaaggaactacctcaagtgggttgaAGATGTGAAGCttcacctcactgcaaagaacttgcgtcctgctattgaagaagcaacagataaacctgttggcgaggctgaaaaagccactgctatgatcttcatccgaagacatatccatgacgctctacaaactgagtaccttgctgaggaggatccacgtgcattatgggtcgctttggctgatcgtttcgatcaccaaaaggacatattcttgcctgaagcaagacacgactggcagcacttgcgcttccaagactttaagtctgtgaatgaatataattctgaagtttgtcgaatccgatcacttctcaagttttgcaatgaaactttgattgaagaggatctcctggagaagacctactcgaccttctctgcttctaatattgtcctgcagcaacaatatagagctcagaagttcactaagttctcggatttgatctctgttttacttcttgctgaaaagcataaccagctgttgatgaagaatcatcaagctcgacctactggggctactgctgtgcctgaagcacattatagcactaatcagcacccaaaacgccaaaagaggcgtggtaagggcggccagaagccatcccaccaaggtcaacagagccaaggcccatccaagggaggaaacaaagcccagaagcgcccaaacctcgctcccaaggccccgaacttcaagaataagggcaaagcacctgccacaatgaatgacgatatgtgttatcgttgtggttccaaggaccattggtcccgtatttgccgtgctcccaagaaggttgtggatgcatatcattctcgtcgtacgaagtttgaatcaaacttcctgcaagtggacgaaccggagactacaaagatggaggtttctgattttcaggaggataccactcctatggaagattag